agagagaaaatagatcTGAGATCGAATGAAGACATATTtgtgagagagaagacagatctaaGAGAGAGAAGAtcgatctgagagagagaatagATCCGAGATAGaatgaagacagatctgagagagagaagacagttctgagagagagaaaacaaacctcaaaataaCCAAACCACAAGCCGTAGCTCCCACGAGAAGGAGAAAACCATACTACAATAAAATCTCATTTAATTAAACATGATATAAACAAATCCAAAGATAAATATTTAgaacataaatattaaaattgaagTTAATTAACATAAATCATTCATAATTTAGGATTTAACACCATgtaaatgttaaaattgaagttAATTAACACAAATTATTCATATTTaggatttaatttttatttttttatcatcaaatcaattttttttaaaaaaataagttttattaAGCGGAATCAACATAAAagaaatgtaaaataaaatatggaGGGACAGTAACCCACTCCACAAGTTCTGTCAAGAAATGAGAAGACCTTGCTAAAGCATGAGCCACCACATTCACAGAACGACCTATAAATCTGATAAAAATGTCACTGATATTAGAAATAAGACTTTTACAATCTTCTATAATGGAACTATAAGAAGAGCGAAAGTATGCTTAATGAATATACTCCATCAATGACACTGCATCTAACTCCATCTCCAGACCATCCAAACCCTTGAATTTCATCCAACTGAGAGCCTCTTGAATACCAATAGCTTCACATTTCCTAACCGAAACGTTTCTAGCAATACGTTTTGAAAATGCACCATAAAAGCGACGGACGTTGTCCCTAAGCACAACACCAACGCCTAACCAGTCTGATCCAGAAATAATTGAAGTGTTTGCGTAATTTTGGACAAGATCTACTAAAACCTAACTGCTCGTGGGTTGCCTAGTCCACAGCAGTTCCAGCTAATAAACTCATGATGATGGATGAACCTGTCCAGTAGAACCCACCTGAAACCTATTTTTTGGATTCACAATTAAACTATTATTTGAAACTGCCTCATCCTCTCATTTAAAACATATTTTGtctttttatattttacttCCATAACCACAATATCTGCTCCAGACTCATGTTCTGATCCACGATTTATACCTCCTTCATAATCAATTGccatattaattattttactaATGTTTCcattaatcccatgattaataCCACTAAACATGAGAGTTTGTTCAACCGTTTTGGTTTTTTCCACAGTAACTGACCCATAAGTTACGCTTCCTTCATCATTAACTGTCCTATTAACCATTCCACTAATATAGCCATTATTCCCACGATTAAGGCCACTAAATATGAAAGTTTGTTCAACATTATTGACAATTGTTTTGGACTTTTCCATAGTAACTGATCTACAATTTACGCATCCTTCATAATCAACTGCCATATtaattattctactaatgtcACCATTACTCCCATCATTAATACCACTAAATATGAAAGTTTTCTTTTGGATCTTACCACCATGCTCCACCACCACTCATTGGTTGCCACCATTGATGTTTGACCGGACCTCAGTAACCAGCCATTTTTCACCTTTATTTAACTAATTCTTTCTGGTCTGAACAAGCACATGAGAGCCATAGAGCTTTTCAACTTCTCCATCAGTCGAATCATAAACTTTTGGATATGAGAAATCTGTATGGTCTAAAAAACCACACacaaaacaaattttttttattagcctGTAGTGAAATTCTGCCCAGAATCCATCTTCAGCTGGTCGTCTTAACCTCATTTTCCTTATAAGCGGTTTCTGGACATCTATAAAGATATGAACTCTCATACACTCTCTCAAAATACCTTGAAAGTTATTGGGATCAGAGACGATAAATTTTCCTACATGATTTCCAATAATTACAACCACCCTTTTATAGTTTAtagttttttccatttttttttaaatcttaaaaaaaaggtaaatcCGGTTCACCGGTTTGATGTCGATTTTCGGTTTGACTCTGGTTCAGTCCAGTTTAACATTGTTAAACTGTAGCACCTACAACCGGAACGAACTCATAGCCGATTCACGGTACAACCAGCCGGTCCGATTTTTAAAACACTAAGTTTTAGATGTTTGATTAGAGATCTTCTGTTTTATACAtgaagaataatttttttataaaagcaaaGCATTCATGCTTTTTGGAAGGTAGATTTTTTCAATAGGAaataacaacaaacagtaggtaaaccAAATAGACCTTAAtcgataaaagaaaaaaaaaatttaatgactTTAAAATGATCTAAATTATTCATAGAAATAGCAAAATAAATACATGAAcattaaaaaaagaaagggttaaggtgcaaaaatacccctaacgttttgggtcaggagcaattttacccctaacgtctaaaattgtgcaattttacccctaatgtttctagccaagagcaattttacccctaacgttgatattcagacactattataaaatatagtcatttttttctttattttgcaccaattgcatatcaatttgttctaagaaaagtatataatgttttttataatttaataataaaattggagattaatatttataaattcggtgaatttttgaattttttttgtctaattcgtacaaaagacattatatttttaatatttttttcttatttttttcaaatcccaatatatgtttgtgatttgttactgataaaataacacatgtatgaagtgtagatgacaagattcatgaccgagaagacagtttgatgaattatttctcaaattgattaaatttatcaacgttagggtaaatttgctattggcttccaacattagggataaaattgcacaattttaaacgttagggaaaaattgctcttgagccaaaatgttagaggtatttttgcaccttaacccaaaaagaaaaaagattgaacaaaaattcatcaaattttataaaaaatatcaatattagaAACTACATATAccaatttattataaaaaagaatCTGCATTGTATtgtattgttttgttttttttctttcctttcctaaaaaaaataaataaaaaaataaaaaaaaagaatctgCAATTCTCAATATGTCGAAGTACAAATTCTTTGAACTTTTGCcctaaattttgtttttgtgaAATAGAGTAACTAAATTATAGTTTTGGGAATTCGATTTATTGAGAAATTTTAGGGGTAGTATAACGTTATTCatgaattaataatatattatccGTTTTCCTTATCTTAAAGTaccgatttttatttttaaaagattatttctcactttcttcctcTGCTTGCCCATCCATTTTTATACATTGCGCTTTCTTTTGTCTATCTCTCCTTTTCCTCCCGTCTGTCTGTCATCGCATTGTGTTCCTTCAATCAAACCTCTTTCCTTCTCTCACtcttttatttactattttgcccttctcttcctcctcctctttcCCTGCATTTAGATCCCACCGTCTCCTTTTTTAGGGTTTTAATATCACCACTCTTCTCCGATCCGATTCTCCTTCCGTCATTCCTTCTAACAAACTTTTCTTTTCGCTCCGTAACGGTTACGTTCTATATCGGAATTTCTGATTCTGCAACTTCTTACATTTTGTTGACTTTCAATCCAGGCGTCCTTTTGAGGAGTTGTAGGATTCTACTTccctttttttttgtgttttacatTTTTGCTGCTCGGTAATTAGGTGTTAGAAATGTTGGGAACCGGATTGCAGTTTACTACGCGAGGTCGCGGGGACGATCGGTTTTATCAACCCGTAAAGGCTCGCAGGAATCACCAGAATCAACAAAACGATCAACTGCGCATTTCTCAGACCGATTTCTCGGCGTGTCAATCCCCTTCCGCTAAACAAAAGACCGATGAACCGGTGGATAGGGAGCCAGACAACTGGACCGCTTTGGAGGAATCTCTTAAACCGGTTTCAGTGCCGGCCTTTGAAACGGTCGTTTCTCCCTTGAGTAATTTGGAAAGGTTTTTAGAGTCTATTACGCCATCTGTGCCAGCTCAGTACTTATCCAAGGTTTGATAGCTTTCGACTGGTTTCGCTCCTCCTCTCTTTTATTTTCCGTCTCCttccaaaaaaatttaaaatttaaaatttaaaatttaaaagaaatattGGGCTCTGGTTTGAAAGGAACTGTggaaattaaacaaaaaatattttgaTTCTGTTTCTCTTTCCTTATTAATATCCCCCGATTACCAAAACACTAGATAAGAGTAATTTACCATATACATGATGTTTATTGGTGTAGGTAACTTGATTTGGTCAAGTTTGACTTAATTGCTTTGATATTATTCTGTTAATTATACTTTTTGTGGAGGTCTTGTGGAATGAAATGACATTACTTTGATGTATTCGAAATTACCTTAAGCAATCATTACTGCTTCTTCTTGGTTATTAAGAAGCAAACATGTCTTAAAGTTTTTGGATTGCTGCTTCTCATAGTATATGTGGAAATCTAACTGTGGTAATTGGCTGCAGACCACAATGCGCGGCTGGAGGACTTGCAATGTTGAATTTCAGCCATACTTTGTTCTAGGCGATCTGTGGGAGTCTTTTAAGGAATGGAGTGCTTATGGTGCAGGAGTGCCTGTAATTTTGAATGACAGTGATTCTGTTGTTCAGTACTATGTTCCATATCTATCTGGTATTCAAATATATGGGGAGTCAATGAAGACATGTCTCAAGTCAAGGTAAATAATGTTGTTGCTGGAATGATTCTGTTGCTATGATGTGTCAAATAGGAGGAGACGTGAATCGAATTCATCCATTTACATgcaatttttttcattttttttcttcctgACACGTTTTAAATAGTTAGATGTAAGCTAAGTTTTTTTTTGCCAGGACACCAAAGGAACTTTTGTCTTAAAGTTGGTTATATGTGGTTTAGTTTGTTTGTGTAGTGTGCCTGCATTCTCTATAGGTTCCATGCGTCTTGAATATAATGAGGTTTCTTAAGTATTGCTGTCCAATTTTTTACACATGGGACTGAGCTTTGTATTGATGGGCTTCACTATGTGCAGAATATGACTAGATATTTTATTGTTGATATCTAACCAGCTAGCTGTTGTCTTATGTAGTGTGCTTAAGATAACCATAGATGTTTTCTCAAGCATCACTGATTTTGCATTATATGATATGGTGATCTTGAACAAATTGCTCAAGACTTTGAGCATTATCTATCTTCTGTGTCACCATTTACTGCACGTGAATTTGGTTTACTGTTATTATGTAGCATGAGAGTTACAAATTCTTCAAGTATTTAAAGCACTACAGAGAAGAAATTGGTAGCTGTTAAAATTCTTTGATATCTTCAACCATTAGGACTTGAATTTCTGCGTAAATACTCGCATAACATTTATGCTCTCTGTTTTTTTGGCTGTTATCTTAGATTTAGATTTTCGATCTAGTGTCTTTAGTTAGAGGAATCATTTGGTTTTCAATTGCAACTACAGGCTCACGAGGGTGAGCTTCTGAATATTCTATTTAATTTAAGATAAATGGATTTGATGTTACCTCATGAACAGGTGCAGACTTCATACGACCTCAATCCAATTAATTGAGGTTGCTACATGAACTATGATTTTCTTATTCTCTTAGTCACCTGACCTAAAGCCAGATCTTAAAAGAAGTCCTGTTTTGTCCTTAACATCCTTGACTTTTaacttcataattttttggAAGCCCTATACTTTGTGTTGGTCTCCATATTACTTCTGGTACGACCCTTGTGCGAGCTGGGGAAGATCATACTGTCAAGTTCATATCAGATGCTGTGTGGATGAGCAGAATAAGTGGAACTTACGTATGTGATGCTTATTGACAACGTGAGATATAGGCCATTATTTTGCGGGTCAGATAAGCAGCTTCCTTACTAGACCTGCTCTTGAATTCTCCCAACTCTCATTACAGGATTTGATGGAATTTGTATTTCTCCATTCAACCAACACATGCACACTCCATGATTCTTACATACATGTACTATAGTTTGGGTTGACACTTTAGTTGGAAGTTTGGACTATTTCATGATAGCTAATGCTTCCATTTGTAACAGGAGACCATGTGAGGACAGTGACAGTGATTTCAGGGATTCAAGTAGTGATGGTAGTAGTGATTATGAACCTGAAAGAGGACTGAAGGCCTTGAGGGAACAATggaatcatcatcatcatcatctagCTAATGAGGTTCCTCTTAGAATGGATAGATTGTCAGTGAGAGATCACCAAATAACAAATCTGGAGGACTCTTCTAGTGATGATGGTGAATCCCTTAATTCTCAAGGCTGCTTGCTATTTGAGTATCTAGAGCGAGACCCCCCTTACAGCCGGGAGCCACTAGCAGACAAGGTAATTTTGTGTCCAAATTTTTTCAGTCTGCTACTTATTGGTGTTCCTTGTGTTTCCCTTTTCTGAATCTTGTTGTTGGTGCAGATATCAGATCTCACATCGCGTTTCCCTGGCTTGAAGACACTAAGAAGTTGTGATTTACTATCTTCAAGCTGGATTTCTGTGGCCTGGTATTTATCATTTAAGTCATACACTTGCTACTGAGATTACATAGTTATATATCAATTATATGTCTGGTGGGAATTTGTAGGTATCCAATCTACAGGATACCAACAGGACCAACGTTGAAAGACCTGGATGCATGTTTTCTGACTTATCATTCTCTCCATACTCCACTGGGAGGTAATGAGTTTAATTTGTCGTGGCTTTCTCATGGTTTATTGGCTGtcctttttattattaaaaaaaaaaactgcagGATGTTTAACCTATTTTTTTGAAAGTCTGAGTTAAGTTATTAGTTATAGAATACATAACTGATGTACTGTCACTTTTATACATGATTCCTCATCTACATTTGTTGAAATTCATGTGTACTGTTGAAAACTCAATAGAGTAGTTGTATCCTGGATTTGTTTTTAGAGGCGGCCTTTCACTTAATATCATAGCCCAACTTGACTTGGTCTCAAGGTCAAACTTGTGAGGAGAATGTAATTAATTTCTGAATACATATCTTGATAATCAATTATCTGCATTTGACTGATCATTCTGACTCCCTTGACAGGTGCACAAAATGCTCAGGCTCCAGTGATGACATTTCCCAGTGAGATGGATGGTGTTCCTAAGATGTCCTTGCCTGTTTTTGGTCTTGCATCCTACAAGTTCAAGGGACCCTTGTGGACTCCTAGTGGGGGTTATGAACACCAGTTGGCAAATTCTCTATTGCAAGGTGCTGACAATTGGTTAAGATTGCTTCAGGTCAATCATCCAGATTTTCTGTTTTTCGGCCGCCGATGATACAAACGAATGATATAACTGATACCACACTCCTCCAACCATTCCAGAAGCTGTAAGCAAATACACTGCCTACATGCATGAATTGTGACTTGTCCTCAGTTTATGGGGATAATTTGAGAACGAAAATCAGGTgcaattttcttattttttgtaCTTTGTAATAATATAAATCGGAGAAatggaaagaaagaaaagaagaaaatagaAAACATAGAAAAGGAAGGGGAGTGTCTGTGCAATAAGAAGAGGCTTGAgcaaaaaaagaatagaaaaataGGGTTAGGATAAAGTACCAAGGGGTGAGGTGAACCAAGATGAAGTGGTTTAGCCAAACCATTAGCGAAGGCAAGTTTTTGTCTTGTTCATTTTAAATTATGACGGGTATGTATTGATAAACCAGGCTCCTTTTTTGTCCTGTTGATTTTTACTTAGaatgtaatattttatttttctcataATCGAGGTAACGTTAATGCTATCTGATGAGTGCTTTATGAATAGTGAACTGATTATTGAGTAGTTAGTAAAGTTGAAAGGATGTgtgttaattttataatttatgtgaATTTAGATACGTCATGCATCTGAGCAGCCATCACTTGTGCATTTTGTTTGTATTTCTTTTTAACCATGAGATATCTTCTTAATAAGATATGCAATTGAATTTTTCAATTAGACAAGTCCTTGATAGGTAAACTGAAGGGAAATTTACATGGAAATTCAGATTTGaaaaactatctacaattatgTTAAGTCCTAATTTTGatttatgtcaaactagtaaaatcagaacttttaatatattttaaggattgcaatttataaattagaagtctagaatatattttctaaagtttatgatttatgaattggggtttagaatttttaaattagggtgtaaaatcataatatatagaaaataatgacacaTTAAGAATCAAGTAtagtgatatgatttagttgtaattttgtacgtaattatgatatttaaaCTTAACTATTTGTTTCTTTTATCATAGTGTTTGGGTTACAATCCAATCCAACCAATTAAAACAAGCAACTCATGGATTGGTTATTAAAACCAATCCATTCGATTGGATTGGGTTGAGCAACTCATCGAAGTCTCGATTTGATTGGGTTGAGTTGGATTAGTTTGGTTTTTAATTCACATGTTTGTATATTGTTTTTTCTCTTTtacttttaattttgaaaacaattttattacaatatattattttaattcacaaaaaaaaattaaaaataatgttGAAATTTAGGTTCTGTTTCTTATTCGACCTAATTACCGGTGGCAGATCCAGAAATTTCCGAAGGTGATATTCttactattttctttttttataataaagtgTCTTACAACCGTCAATTGGATCCCAATGTATGTTAAAATTATCAGTTGGATCCTTTCCACAATTGAATAAAATTTTATtcgattattttatattttcagttCGATTTGTATCTAGAATTGTTCAAAAACCGAACAGCACTGAAATAACTGATCAAACTGATGAGATTCTATTTTCAGTTTTCTGTTCTATTTAgtttgattttgatagttttggTCGGTTCATATAACAAAATTATCGAATTAAATGAACTCACCGAATATAAAATTTAACTAGATTTATAACTGGAAAATATTTAACTAGATTTATAACTGGATGATTAATAGCATTTTCTAttagttaattttttattattcaaaAACTAATTTTTAGTTTCCAATATGAAATTAGATGGAGCTATGGTTGTTTTAGTACTCCAATATGGATTCTGGCAACATATGGGCTTTGGTAAttcattaatttattttgaaaaccattatgttttttttttttttaacttcaagtcttttttattgatgattaatttttttttgaatttaaaacTTGGGATCACATTATGAAAATTATAGAAGTGTTTTTATGAGTTGTTCCTGtaaattaattttttgaattttactTTTGAcgctttatcattttttttttcgttttgcaGTTTTCTCATTTTGtccttttttttctcattttttttattgtttttctgattttttatgttttcttcaCTTTCTCAAATTTTCCGTTTCtctcattttttaattaccGTTATTTCCATTTTTTCTGTATTCTCGTTTCTCAAttttccacttttttttttcgatttttcgattttttctcatttgtttcgtttttcttatttttccatACATTTTCAATGTAAATTAAGTACGTATATTTTAACttacaatttttttatagaGTATTTTTATTCTAGATTTGTCAAAATTACAGGGTaagttaataatataattatgaattaaatGATAAATTAGTTATTTGGTATTTGTTTTTTCGGTACATTCATTCATGTTAGCACTTCACTTGTTGATTTTGTGAATAGGTACCGTtttcttaattttgatttattttgttaatCTCCTCCTGTTACTATTTTAGGATTGAGATAGCTTCTCCTCATCCATCCAACTTTTATATTATGGCTACTTATTAATATTGACGTCACTTTCTAAAGACAGAAAAAATAATAGTTATTGGCTTTTAATCTCCATTCAT
The DNA window shown above is from Euphorbia lathyris chromosome 1, ddEupLath1.1, whole genome shotgun sequence and carries:
- the LOC136235419 gene encoding uncharacterized protein, with the translated sequence MLGTGLQFTTRGRGDDRFYQPVKARRNHQNQQNDQLRISQTDFSACQSPSAKQKTDEPVDREPDNWTALEESLKPVSVPAFETVVSPLSNLERFLESITPSVPAQYLSKTTMRGWRTCNVEFQPYFVLGDLWESFKEWSAYGAGVPVILNDSDSVVQYYVPYLSGIQIYGESMKTCLKSRRPCEDSDSDFRDSSSDGSSDYEPERGLKALREQWNHHHHHLANEVPLRMDRLSVRDHQITNLEDSSSDDGESLNSQGCLLFEYLERDPPYSREPLADKISDLTSRFPGLKTLRSCDLLSSSWISVAWYPIYRIPTGPTLKDLDACFLTYHSLHTPLGGAQNAQAPVMTFPSEMDGVPKMSLPVFGLASYKFKGPLWTPSGGYEHQLANSLLQGADNWLRLLQVNHPDFLFFGRR